The Jaculus jaculus isolate mJacJac1 chromosome 1, mJacJac1.mat.Y.cur, whole genome shotgun sequence nucleotide sequence CAGCCAGGGACCCTACAGACTTTATACTCCAGGTACCTAATGGGGGCGGCAGATACAGGTCCGCGGGGATCTGAGGAGGGGCAGTCAGCCTCACGGGCGTCTCCCCTCTGCACCTGCGCAGATGTGTCCCAGCATGAGCGAGGCTCCCGAACTCTACAGCAGAGGGTTCCTGACCATCGAGCAGATCGCCGTGCTGCCGCCACCAGCCGTCACGAACTACATCTTCCTGCTGCTCTGCTTGTGTGGCCTAGTGGGCAATGGGCTGGTCCTCTGGTTTTTTGGCTTCTCCATCAAGAGGACGCCCTTCTCCATCTACTTCCTGCACCTGGCCAGTGCAGATGGCATCTACCTCTTCAGCAAGGCCGTATTCTCCCTCCTGAACACTGGGGGTTTCCTGGGCACCTTCGCCGACTACGTGCGCAGGGTGTCCCGGATCCTGGGGCTCTGCACGTTTGTCGCCGGTGTGAGCCTCCTGCCAGCCATCAGCATAGAGCGCTGTGTGTCCGTCATCTTTCCTGCCTGGTACTGGCGCAGGCGACCCAAGCGTCTGTCCGCTGTAGTCTGCGCCCTGCTGTGGCTGCTGTCTCTTCTGATCACAGGCATCCACAACTATTTCTGTGTGTTCCTGGGCCGGCAGGCCTTGGGGACAGCCTGTCAGCACATGGACATCTCCCTGGGCATcttgctcttcctcctcttctgcccGCTCATGGTGCTGCCCTGCCTGGCGCTCATTCTGCACGTGGAGTGCCGTGCACGGCGGCGTCTGCGCTCCACCAAGCTCAACCACGTGGTCCTGGCCATCGTCTCTGTCTTCCTGGTGTCCTCCATCTACTTGGGGATCGACTGGTTCCTCTTCTGGGTCTTTCAGATCCCGGCGCCCTTCCCTGAGTATGTCACGGACCTGTGCATATGCGTCAACAGCAGCGCCAAGCCCATTGTCTACTTCCTGGCGGGACGGGACAAATCGCAGCGGCTGTGGGAACCTCTCCGGGTGGTCTTCCAGCGGGCCCTGCGGGATGGCGCCGAGCTGGGGGACCCGGCGGGCAGCACTCCCAACACAGTCACCATGGAGATGCAGTGTCCCCCTGGGAATGCCTCCTGAGAGGCTAGGGCATGTGGGATGAGGCCGGGACAGGGAATGGCCAGGGTCCTCCACAGACACTCTGGCAAAGGGCAGAAAGGAGACAAGTCCTCCGTGCTGCGTGGAAGGAGCATGTCTCGAGCCCCGTGGGACTGCCACTCCCCAGGTTGACAACTGAGCAGCCACCTGCTGATGAACTGTGGCCCTCTGCTCTCCCAGCCACTCAGCTTCAGTGACTTTGTACCGAAGTTGCTCACTCCCTAGGTGATGAGGGGCCCTCCACACCCAAAGTTGATAAGTAACTATCGCCTGCCTCTTCAGCTGGCTGTCTTTGACTGTGACCCAGTCACATGACCTCCCCCCCATGACCAGCAGCCTCAGCCCTGCCGGCCTCACAGAGCAGCATCTAAGCAAAGCAGAGAGAATGGTGCTATCTGGGAGAACGTCCATCCACCTGCTTTGTGGCTGAGTCTTTCTTCAAGCAAGTATCCGTTGCTTTGATGAGTCCCTTGGTGACTTTAATGGGAGAGTGTCCGGCCTTGGTGAGCCACGTGGGTTAGGATGGACCCTTCACCATTTTGGAGCAGCTGACTGCTTTTTCTGACTCTGCCAAAGCCAGCCCCGAGCAGACTCCCCTGCACTTGGAGGGATCCTCCAGGTCACTGAAGCCCATTGGGGCAGCTCCTGGATAGAGTCCTGGGCTCCAGTGACCACCTCCACGTGCACCCTATGCTGGCTCCCCCAGGGGCTGCTGGCACCATCATACCCATCAACATGCACAGTGGCCTGTGTAGCCAAAGCAAGTTTTATAAAAGATAATAAAGTGTGtatcaataaacatttttatatcttAACTGTGAGGCAGGCTCAGTGCCCACTGTCCTTTGGGCAATGTGTGTCTCACAGTAAGGAAGGCCAAGGGCAGCTGGAGTCCAGGGCGGGCCGCCCCTCCCTGCCgaactcctgagccatctgcTTCCTTCCTCATGCTGGGCTCTGAGCCTCTTCTCAAAGGCTCTGCCTATAtctcctgcctgcctcccacATGGCCCGGCTCTGTCTCTACCCGTGACTGCTCCttttagttagtttgttttgttttgttttgtttgtttgtttgtttgtttttccaggtagggtctcactctagctcagactgacttggaattcactatgtcatctcagggtggcctcgaactcatggccatcctcctacctctgcctcccaaatgctgggattaaaggtgtgtgccaccacgcccggctgtgagtgcttcttctttttcttttctttctttctttttttttttttttaggttgccTACCTGCCAAAGGGAGTTAGGGTCACTTAGTTTCCCCCTGTTGCTTGTACCAATGGACTTGCGTCCAGGATTCCCACCACGTTGGAGAACCTTTGTTCTCATGTATTCCACACTGTATGCTGTGTCAGGTGATAA carries:
- the Mrgprf gene encoding mas-related G-protein coupled receptor member F, with amino-acid sequence MAGNCSWEAHSTNQNKMCPSMSEAPELYSRGFLTIEQIAVLPPPAVTNYIFLLLCLCGLVGNGLVLWFFGFSIKRTPFSIYFLHLASADGIYLFSKAVFSLLNTGGFLGTFADYVRRVSRILGLCTFVAGVSLLPAISIERCVSVIFPAWYWRRRPKRLSAVVCALLWLLSLLITGIHNYFCVFLGRQALGTACQHMDISLGILLFLLFCPLMVLPCLALILHVECRARRRLRSTKLNHVVLAIVSVFLVSSIYLGIDWFLFWVFQIPAPFPEYVTDLCICVNSSAKPIVYFLAGRDKSQRLWEPLRVVFQRALRDGAELGDPAGSTPNTVTMEMQCPPGNAS